In one window of Echeneis naucrates chromosome 17, fEcheNa1.1, whole genome shotgun sequence DNA:
- the LOC115058216 gene encoding leucine-rich repeat-containing protein 30-like: MRGLDETPAELWELRELQKLNLSMNCLCSLPPALGALDNLVILNLWGNNLSTLPPEIGLLKKLRVLFACRNRLSEVPEELGSCTCLEVLSLANNQITGLPGSLATMHSLTKLNLSHNRIVHIPTCVYSMKGLVFLHLACNRLETIADQIQDLVNLKILIVEGNSIHTLPKTLCFLESLELLNVDFNDLQNVPVEMYQLSKLGRLACHPLDKGLHIIHNPLLKPIQEVLQGGLSALYNYLKPT; encoded by the coding sequence ATGCGAGGGCTTGAtgaaactccagctgagctgtgGGAACTCAGAGAGCTACAGAAGCTAAACTTGTCCATGAACTGCCTGTGCTCTCTGCCCCCTGCCCTGGGCGCTCTGGACAACCTTGTAATACTCAACCTGTGGGGCAACAACCTGTCCACCCTCCCCCCTGAAATCGGCCTCCTAAAGAAGCTGCGAGTGCTCTTCGCTTGTCGCAACCGCCTGAGCGAGGTCCCTGAGGAGCTGGGCTCCTGCACCTGTCTGGAGGTCCTGAGTCTGGCCAACAACCAGATCACCGGCCTCCCCGGCAGCTTGGCAACCATGCACAGTCTGACCAAACTCAACCTCAGCCACAACCGCATCGTCCACATCCCCACCTGCGTCTACAGCATGAAAGGCCTGGTCTTCCTCCACCTGGCATGCAACCGGCTGGAGACGATCGCAGACCAGATCCAGGATTTGGTTAACTTGAAGATCCTCATCGTGGAGGGAAACAGCATCCACACACTGCCCAAGACTCTGTGTTTTCTGGAGTCTTTAGAACTCCTCAATGTTGACTTCAATGACCTGCAAAACGTGCCTGTGGAAATGTATCAGCTGAGCAAGCTGGGCAGGTTGGCCTGCCACCCGCTGGATAAAGGACTTCACATTATCCACAACCCCCTCCTCAAGCCCATCCAGGAGGTGCTGCAAGGAGGACTCAGCGCCCTCTACAACTACCTCAAACCCACGTGA